The following proteins are co-located in the Apium graveolens cultivar Ventura chromosome 5, ASM990537v1, whole genome shotgun sequence genome:
- the LOC141661179 gene encoding uncharacterized protein LOC141661179, whose protein sequence is MKLDFRTTNNEVEYEALIAGLGLEGTLRVKNLKVCGDSKLVVSQVKGEFEARDETMAKYACLVRVVMTQFDECHAEHISREENAKADALSKFTSSNIEESSGSVYFRVLKTRSIYVKLVAPIRLGGSWIDHIKAHLQTGWLPSDVMEARKLSVRALRYSLIDGILYKRALAHKITRLGFYWPEMMVDTKEYVKRFERFQKHAPVVRQPPEMLTSINSPIPFAMWGMDILGPFLMATAQRKFLIVAID, encoded by the exons atgaagttagactttcgAACTACAAATAATGAAGTCgagtatgaagctctgatagctggccttggcctagaaGGCACGTTAAGAGTTAAAAACTTGAAAGTTTGTGGGGACTCGAAACTGGTggtatcccaggtcaagggagagtttgaagcaagggatgaaaCCATGGCGAAGTATGCATGCCTAGTGAGGGttgtgatgactcagttcgatgaatgtcATGCTGAGCACATttcaagggaagaaaatgctaaggctgATGCGTTGTCCAAGTTCACTTCATCAAATATAGAAGAAAGTTCTGGGAGCGTATATTTTCGTGTTTTGAAAACACGCAGCATATATGTCAAGCTGGTTGCCCCCATACGGCTTGGAGGGTCATGGATAGATCATATTAAAGCTCATTTACAAACCGGATGGCTTCCTAGTGATGTCATGGAAGCAAGAAAGTTGTCTGTAAGGGCCTTAAGATATTCTCTGATCGACGGGATTCTTTATAAAAG ggccttggcccACAAAAttactcgtttaggcttctactggccagaaatgatggttgatacTAAGGAATATGTGAAGAGATTTGAACGTTTTCAGAAGCATGCCCCTGTAGTAAGGCAGCCTCCCGAAATGCTTACTTCCATAAACTCCCCAATCCcgtttgctatgtggggaatggatattctcgGGCCTTTTCTAATGGCTACTGCTCAAAGGAAGTTCTTGATTGTAGCAATTGATTaa